In a genomic window of Gloeocapsopsis dulcis:
- a CDS encoding MraY family glycosyltransferase has protein sequence MNLYGFLQSLGIANPSGTGWLAVIFTFLLAWVVTWRLTPSVRSFALQVGWADQPNERRLNREPLPNAGGLVIYFGVLAALVLATLLRPIVIEGVLAEVLTILLGGSILVLVGFIDDQFGLPPWVRLLTQILTALLLISSGIKIEAPLGTPIDSLLAICLTVLWVVGITNAINLMDGMDGLAGGVSFITAMSLLAVSAQFEARAAATLLLAALGGGALGFLRHNFYPSRIIMGDAGAYFFGYVLAATTILGNLKVTTVFALVPPVLFLLLPVIDTTQVFVLRLMAGKNPLSNPGKDHLHHRLLAWGFSQRHTALTLWTVTIVSNWLAMQLQGMSTMAALVTIASIVALLSFTIWRRIRSL, from the coding sequence ATGAACCTGTACGGATTTCTCCAATCCCTCGGCATTGCCAACCCTAGCGGAACCGGCTGGCTAGCGGTAATCTTTACCTTTTTATTAGCCTGGGTAGTAACCTGGCGCTTGACTCCGTCAGTGCGTTCGTTTGCATTACAAGTTGGGTGGGCAGATCAACCCAACGAAAGGCGGCTGAATCGAGAACCTTTGCCTAATGCTGGGGGTTTAGTTATTTACTTTGGGGTGCTTGCCGCACTAGTACTGGCTACTCTCTTACGACCTATTGTGATTGAAGGTGTACTTGCTGAAGTCCTAACAATCTTACTAGGAGGGTCAATACTAGTACTTGTAGGCTTTATTGATGACCAATTCGGTTTACCACCATGGGTACGCTTATTAACTCAAATTCTGACAGCACTGCTACTGATTAGTAGTGGAATTAAAATAGAAGCACCTTTGGGGACTCCAATTGACTCTCTACTTGCGATCTGTCTGACTGTGTTGTGGGTAGTTGGAATTACCAATGCCATTAACCTGATGGATGGGATGGATGGCTTAGCAGGAGGGGTGAGTTTTATTACTGCGATGAGCTTACTTGCAGTTTCTGCTCAATTTGAGGCACGGGCAGCCGCAACTTTGCTTTTAGCCGCATTAGGAGGAGGTGCATTGGGATTTTTACGCCACAATTTCTATCCTTCACGGATAATTATGGGCGATGCCGGAGCCTATTTTTTTGGGTATGTTTTAGCTGCGACAACTATTTTAGGTAATCTAAAAGTAACAACAGTGTTTGCCTTAGTGCCACCTGTCTTATTCCTGCTCTTGCCAGTAATCGATACGACTCAAGTATTTGTGTTGCGGTTGATGGCAGGGAAGAATCCTTTGAGTAATCCTGGTAAAGACCATTTACACCACCGTTTACTGGCTTGGGGTTTTTCTCAAAGGCATACAGCACTCACACTATGGACTGTCACAATTGTTTCTAACTGGCTAGCTATGCAGCTACAAGGAATGAGTACAATGGCAGCATTAGTTACAATTGCGAGTATTGTTGCTTTATTAAGCTTTACAATCTGGCGCAGAATTAGGTCCCTCTGA
- a CDS encoding AAA family ATPase has protein sequence MSFHDEFELLLRARYSLVYIPTFEEERVELAVREVAQHQGNRAIYIWDFVDGYTSNPNDAGFGRRNPLQALELIEKLPASAPAVFILRDFHRFLEDVSVCRKLRNLAKLLKSQPKNIVILSPKVAIPEDLSEVLTVLEFPLPAAPEIKAEIERLLAATGQSLTGKILDELVRSCQGLSMERIRRVLARAIATHGQIQPEDVELVLQEKRQTIRQTQILDFYPATEKISDIGGLDNLKDWLLRRGGAFTERARSYGLPHPRGLLLVGIQGTGKSLTAKAIAHHWHLPLLRLDVGRLFGGLVGESESRTRQMIQVAEALSPCILWIDEIDKAFSGIGGKGDAGTTSRVFGTFITWLAEKTSPVFVVATANDIQSLPPEMLRKGRLDEIFFVGLPTQEERKAIFTVHLSRLRPHNIKNYDIERLAYETPDFSGAEIEQTLIEAMHIGFSQNRDFTTDDVLEAASQIIPLARTAQEQIEFLQEWAAAGKARLASKHSTLSCRIQRQMQ, from the coding sequence ATGAGCTTCCATGATGAATTTGAACTGCTACTCCGCGCCCGCTATTCATTAGTTTACATACCGACATTTGAAGAAGAACGAGTAGAACTAGCAGTTCGGGAAGTTGCACAGCATCAAGGCAATCGGGCAATCTATATTTGGGACTTTGTCGATGGATATACAAGTAATCCTAATGATGCGGGTTTTGGTCGCCGGAACCCGCTACAGGCGCTGGAATTAATTGAAAAACTGCCTGCATCAGCACCAGCAGTATTTATTTTGCGCGACTTCCACCGATTTTTGGAAGATGTGTCTGTTTGCCGTAAATTGCGTAATTTAGCAAAGCTATTAAAGTCTCAACCAAAAAATATCGTCATTCTTTCGCCAAAAGTTGCGATTCCTGAAGACTTGAGTGAGGTTTTAACTGTCTTAGAGTTTCCTTTACCCGCAGCACCAGAAATTAAAGCAGAAATCGAGCGGTTACTCGCAGCAACAGGACAGTCACTGACTGGAAAAATACTCGATGAATTAGTTCGTTCGTGCCAAGGGCTATCAATGGAGCGTATTCGACGAGTTCTTGCCAGGGCGATCGCAACACATGGACAAATTCAACCTGAAGATGTCGAACTTGTGTTGCAAGAAAAGCGGCAAACAATTCGGCAAACTCAAATTCTCGACTTTTATCCTGCCACAGAAAAGATTTCTGATATTGGTGGATTAGATAATCTCAAAGACTGGTTATTACGACGGGGTGGGGCATTTACTGAACGCGCCCGCAGCTATGGTTTACCGCACCCACGAGGCTTATTGTTGGTAGGAATTCAAGGAACAGGAAAGTCGCTTACCGCAAAAGCGATCGCCCATCACTGGCATTTACCTCTCTTGAGGTTAGATGTCGGACGATTGTTTGGTGGTTTAGTCGGTGAATCTGAATCGCGCACTAGACAAATGATTCAAGTTGCTGAAGCCTTATCTCCATGTATTCTCTGGATTGATGAGATTGATAAAGCATTTTCTGGTATTGGTGGTAAAGGCGACGCTGGTACGACAAGCCGCGTGTTTGGTACATTCATCACTTGGCTAGCAGAAAAAACATCACCAGTGTTTGTTGTGGCTACTGCTAACGATATTCAGTCGTTACCACCCGAAATGCTGCGCAAAGGGCGTTTGGATGAAATTTTCTTTGTTGGTTTACCCACGCAAGAAGAACGCAAAGCAATTTTTACAGTTCATCTGTCGCGGCTGCGTCCTCACAACATCAAAAACTACGACATCGAACGATTAGCTTACGAAACACCAGACTTTTCCGGTGCAGAAATTGAGCAAACGCTCATCGAAGCAATGCATATTGGTTTTAGTCAAAACCGTGACTTTACCACGGATGACGTTTTAGAAGCCGCTAGCCAAATCATTCCTTTAGCACGGACGGCGCAAGAGCAAATTGAGTTTCTCCAAGAATGGGCTGCGGCAGGAAAAGCTCGCTTAGCATCAAAGCATAGCACTTTAAGTTGTCGTATTCAGCGGCAGATGCAATGA
- a CDS encoding YceD family protein — translation MEAIYIPQLIKAPEKTEAIQVQEFLSDLETLTPVRGRIKVKHCGNYLEVSATAETIITLTCHRCLQQYNHRLVVDTSEIIWLDETVEQTDTPLVERELAMEDLVETLPPRGFFDPTQWLYEQLCLEIPQRQLCDPTCLGIQTDNNASAGLIDKRWASLQSLKKDL, via the coding sequence ATGGAAGCAATTTATATTCCGCAGCTAATTAAAGCGCCGGAGAAAACCGAAGCAATTCAAGTTCAGGAGTTTTTATCAGATCTAGAAACCCTGACACCCGTTCGCGGTCGGATAAAAGTTAAACACTGCGGCAACTATTTAGAGGTTTCAGCAACTGCTGAAACAATCATTACATTAACCTGCCATCGCTGCTTGCAACAATACAATCATCGTTTAGTCGTCGATACTTCAGAAATTATCTGGTTAGACGAAACGGTAGAACAAACAGATACGCCTTTAGTTGAGCGAGAACTAGCGATGGAAGACTTGGTAGAAACATTACCCCCTCGCGGTTTCTTCGATCCTACTCAGTGGCTTTACGAGCAGTTGTGTTTAGAAATTCCACAAAGGCAACTTTGTGATCCCACGTGTCTAGGAATTCAAACAGACAACAACGCTTCAGCTGGACTTATTGACAAGCGCTGGGCTTCCCTACAATCGCTTAAAAAAGACCTCTAA
- a CDS encoding protein jag — translation MTEDTRMQRGQTWVESLLKLMSVSANVEAHLEASQIQDSAAQEPDNYWLTVDETKLSSEQIKTLIGSEGNVLDAIQYLANATLNLHQSQDEQASYTVELDGYRVRRQAEVQAIAQAAAEEVRASGQEVEIKSLSSAERRQVHTFLKSFSDLETFSRGKEPHRHLVVRQLQ, via the coding sequence ATGACAGAAGATACGCGAATGCAGCGGGGTCAGACTTGGGTGGAATCGCTGCTCAAACTCATGAGTGTGTCTGCAAATGTGGAGGCACACTTAGAAGCAAGTCAAATTCAAGATAGTGCTGCTCAAGAGCCTGACAACTACTGGTTGACAGTTGATGAAACGAAACTTAGCTCAGAACAGATAAAAACTCTCATTGGTTCCGAAGGCAACGTACTTGACGCAATTCAATATTTAGCTAATGCGACACTAAATTTACATCAATCGCAAGACGAACAAGCATCATACACTGTGGAGCTAGACGGTTATCGCGTACGTCGCCAAGCCGAAGTGCAAGCGATCGCTCAGGCTGCAGCAGAAGAAGTCCGTGCTTCAGGTCAAGAAGTTGAAATCAAATCTCTGTCATCAGCAGAACGCCGTCAAGTCCACACGTTTTTGAAGAGTTTTTCAGATCTAGAAACTTTCAGTAGGGGTAAAGAGCCGCACCGTCATTTAGTTGTGCGGCAGCTGCAATAA